Proteins found in one Balearica regulorum gibbericeps isolate bBalReg1 chromosome 17, bBalReg1.pri, whole genome shotgun sequence genomic segment:
- the ADORA2A gene encoding adenosine receptor A2a: protein MLVHGKEDFLSDIAYIILELVIAVLAILGNILVCWAVYLNSNLQNVTNYFVVSLAAADIAVGVLAIPFAITISTGFCAFFYGCLFIACFVLVLTQSSIFSLLAIAIDRIIAIRIPLRYNGLVTGSRAKGIIAICWVLSFIIGLTPMLGWHNRSQIEERGSNKSSPINCSNSMVACLFEAVVTMEYMVYYNFFACVLLPLLLMFGIYLKIFMAARRQLKQMENKMVHGERSRSTLQKEVHAAKSLAIIVGLFAVCWLPLHIINCFTLFCPNCAHAPLWLMYLAIILSHANSVVNPLIYAYRIREFRHTFRKIISQHILGRKEPFKAGTASSRTSTHGGDAENASIRISEYALEVYTNGEIHRDPEKQDLNKCKAGLEWHHNGNALDVETNGHLPHSCKNGILSDACMNRELINAQVSYSDLERAALAAADVS, encoded by the exons ATGCTAGTACATGGGAAAGAAGACTTCCTCTCAGACATAGCTTACATCATCCTGGAGCTGGTCATTGCGGTGCTGGCCATCCTGGGGAACATCCTGGTCTGCTGGGCAGTCTATTTGAATAGCAACTTGCAGAACGTCACCAACTATTTTGTTGTGTCCCTGGCTGCTGCCGACATTGCCGTAGGTGTGCTGGCAATCCCCTTTGCCATCACCATCAGCACTGGCTTCTGTGCCTTCTTCTATGGCTGCCTTTTCATTGCCTGCTTCGTCCTGGTCTTGACTCAGAGTTCGATCTTCAGCCTCCTTGCTATTGCCATTGACAGAATCATTGCGATCCGCATACCCCTCAG GTACAATGGCTTGGTGACTGGCTCTCGAGCTAAAGGTATCATTGCCATCTGCTGGGTTTTATCTTTCATTATCGGCTTGACACCAATGCTAGGGTGGCACAATCGCTCCCAGATTGAAGAGCGGGGTTCCAATAAGTCCTCTCCCATCAACTGCAGCAACAGTATGGTGGCATGTCTCTTTGAGGCTGTGGTCACCATGGAGTACATGGTCTACTACAACTTCTTTGCCTGTGTGCTCTTGCCCCTCCTCCTCATGTTTGGTATCTACTTGAAGATCTTCATGGCAGCCCGGCGACAGCTCAAGCAGATGGAGAACAAGATGGTACATGGGGAACGTTCTCGCTCCACTTTGCAGAAGGAAGTCCACGCAGCTAAGTCTTTAGCCATCATTGTTGGGTTGTTTGCAGTCTGCTGGCTTCCACTACATATTATCAACTGCTTTACCCTTTTTTGTCCAAATTGTGCCCATGCTCCCCTCTGGCTGATGTATCTGGCTATTATCCTGTCTCATGCTAACTCGGTTGTAAATCCTCTAATTTATGCCTACCGAATCAGGGAGTTCCGACACACCTTCCGTAAAATCATCAGCCAGCATATCCTGGGCCGGAAGGAGCCGTTCAAGGCAGGAACAGCCAGCTCTAGGACTTCCACTCATGGTGGGGACGCAGAGAATGCCAGCATACGAATCAGTGAGTATGCATTAGAGGTATATACCAATGGAGAGATCCACAGGGATCCTGAAAAGCAGGActtaaacaaatgcaaagccGGCTTGGAATGGCACCACAATGGAAATGCTCTGGACGTGGAGACAAATGGGCATCTCCCACATTCCTGCAAAAATGGGATTCTCTCAGATGCGTGCATGAACAGGGAGCTAATCAATGCCCAGGTGTCTTACTCAGATCTAGAAAGAGCAGCCCTCGCAGCAGCTGATGTTTCCTGA